In the genome of Muntiacus reevesi chromosome 5, mMunRee1.1, whole genome shotgun sequence, one region contains:
- the PIGR gene encoding polymeric immunoglobulin receptor yields the protein MSRLFLACLLAVFPVVSMKSPIFGPEEVASVEGRSVSITCYYPSTSVNRHTRKYWCRQGARGHCTTLISSGGYVSSDYMGRANLTNFPESGTFVVDISHLTRNDSGRYKCGLGISSRGLNFDVSLVVSQDPAQTSDVHVYPVELGRTVTINCPFTKANSQKIKSLCKKIGQTCVQIIDSNGYKSSAYAERAHLSILGTDTSVFSVVINQIKLSDAGTYVCQAGDDAKADKSNAVLQVLEPEPELIYGDLRSSVTFDCTLGPEVANMAKFLCRQKNGKACDVVINTLGKKAQDFQGRILFQAKTNGVVSVHITSLRKEDAGRYVCGAQPEGEPQEGWPVQVWQLFVNEETAIPASPSVVKGVEGGSVTVSCPYNPKDANSLKYWCRWEEAQNGRCPQLVQSQGLVKEQYEGRLALLAEPGNGTYTVILNQLTDQDAGFYWCVTDGDSRWTSTVELKVVGGEPSLKAPKNVTAWLGEPFKLSCHFPCKFYSFEKYWCKWSNKGCSALPTQDDGPSQAFVNCDQNSQIVSLNLNTVTKADEGWYWCGVKEAHRYGETVAVYVAVENRVKGSQDTKQVNAAPGRAAIESRARVIENKAIPDPRFFAEESAVKDAAGGPGAPIDPGRPAELGGSSKVLVSTLVPLGLVLAAGVVAIGVVRARHRKNVDRISIRSYRTDISMSDFENSRDFEGRDNMGASPEAQETSLGGKDEFATTTEDTMESKETKKAKRSSKEEADEAFTTFLLQANNLASAATQDGPKEA from the exons ATGTCGCGCCTGTTCCTCGCCTGCCTGCTGGCCGTATTCCCAG TGGTCTCCATGAAGAGCCCCATCTTCGGTCCCGAGGAGGTGGCCAGTGTGGAAGGCCGCTCGGTGTCCATCACGTGCTACTACCCGTCCACCTCCGTCAACCGGCACACGCGCAAGTACTGGTGCCGGCAGGGAGCCAGGGGCCACTGCACGACCCTCATCTCCTCGGGCGGCTACGTCTCCAGCGACTACATGGGCAGAGCCAACCTCACCAACTTCCCGGAGAGCGGCACGTTTGTGGTGGACATCAGCCACCTCACCCGGAACGACTCGGGGCGCTACAAGTGTGGCCTGGGCATTAGCAGCCGCGGCCTCAACTTCGACGTGAGCCTGGTGGTCAGCCAAG ATCCTGCACAGACAAGTGATGTCCACGTCTACCCTGTAGAACTGGGCAGGACCGTGACCATCAACTGCCCTTTCACGAAAGCAAATTCTCAGAAGATAAAATCCCTCTGCAAGAAGATAGGCCAGACCTGTGTCCAGATCATCGACTCCAACGGGTATAAGAGCTCCGCCTATGCCGAGAGAGCACATCTCAGTATCCTGGGTACCGACACATCAGTGTTCAGCGTTGTCATCAACCAAATCAAGCTCAGTGATGCTGGGACATATGTCTGCCAGGCTGGGGACGATGCCAAAGCCGATAAGAGCAACGCTGTCCTCCAGGTGCTAGAGCCTGAGCCTGAACTGATTTACGGAGACTTGAGGAGCTCGGTGACCTTTGACTGCACCCTGGGCCCCGAGGTGGCAAATATGGCCAAATTTCTGTGCCGGCAGAAGAACGGGAAAGCTTGTGATGTGGTCATCAACACGTTGGGGAAGAAGGCTCAGGACTTCCAGGGCAGAATCCTGTTCCAGGCCAAGACCAACGGCGTCGTCAGCGTGCACATTACCAGCCTGAGGAAAGAAGACGCGGGGCGCTACGTGTGCGGGGCCCAGCCTGAGGGTGAGCCCCAAGAGGGCTGGCCTGTGCAGGTTTGGCAGCTCTTCGTCAATGAAG AGACCGCGATCCCCGCAAGTCCCTCCGTGGTGAAAGGTGTGGAGGGAGGCTCTGTGACCGTATCTTGCCCCTACAACCCGAAGGACGCCAACAGCCTGAAGTACTGGTGTCGCTGGGAAGAGGCTCAAAACGGCCGCTGCCCGCAGCTGGTGCAGAGCCAGGGGCTGGTGAAGGAGCAGTACGAGGGCAGGCTGGCGCTGCTCGCTGAGCCAGGCAATGGCACCTACACCGTCATCCTCAACCAGCTCACCGACCAGGACGCCGGCTTCTACTGGTGCGTGACCGACGGCGACTCGCGCTGGACGTCCACAGTGGAGCTCAAGGTTGTCGGAG GAGAACCAAGCCTCAAGGCACCCAAGAACGTCACGGCTTGGCTGGGAGAGCCCTTCAAGCTCTCCTGTCACTTCCCCTGCAAGTTCTACTCCTTTGAGAAGTACTGGTGTAAGTGGAGCAACAAAGGCTGCAGCGCCCTGCCTACCCAGGATGACGGCCCCAGCCAGGCCTTTGTGAACTGCGACCAGAACAGCCAGATCGTCTCCCTGAACCTGAACACGGTCACCAAGGCGGATGAAGGCTGGTACTGGTGCGGAGTGAAGGAGGCCCATCGGTACGGAGAGACAGTGGCTGTCTACGTGGCAGTGGAGAACAGGGTGAAGG GGTCCCAAGACACCAAGCAAGTGAACGCTGCTCCTGGGAGGGCAGCAATAGAGTCAAGGGCCAGGGTGATCGAGAACAAAGCCATTCCAGACCCCAGGTTTTTCGCAGAGGAAAGCGCCGTGAAGGATGCTGCTGGTGGACCCGGAGCACCCATAGATCCCGGCCG ccctgcagaACTCGGCGGCAGCTCCAAAGTGCTGGTCTCCACCCTGGTGCCCCTGGGCCTGGTGCTGGCCGCGGGGGTCGTGGCGATTGGGGTGGTCCGAGCCCGGCACAGGAAGAATGTCG ACCGGATTTCAATCAGGAGCTACCGAACGGATATCAGCATGTCGGACTTTGAGAACTCCAGGGATTTTGAAGGACGTGACAACATGGGAGCCTCTCCAGAGGCCCAAGAGACGTCTCTCGGAGGGAAGGATG AGTTTGCCACCACCACCGAGGACACCATGGAGAGCAAAGAAACCAAGAAGGCGAAGAGG TCATCCAAGGAGGAAGCCGACGAGGCCTTCACCACCTTCCTGCTCCAGGCCAACAACCTGGCCTCCGCCGCGACCCAGGATGGCCCGAAAGAAGCCTAG